The genomic window ttaattaataatttttttttaaaattcattcttaccacaccatatgagatatgacatggtaaaaaGCCAAATTTTGGTTATCTTAAAATTTGAAGATGTCTGACCTATATCAAACAGCAACAGGtagacaagttagaggttaggtctatgagagcttattttataagatattcaaAAGAATTTTTAAGGTACTATTTTTACCTCccggaggatcacaatgtgattgtgagctggcatgccaaattcttgaaaagagattttatccaggatggaggtagtgggagaaaaattcagcccaaagagagtgtctctgaagagcaacaagcCATAGAGCCTGTGGAACCCATTCTATCTCATAGATCCACTAAGATCTCACATCTTCCTGAAAGATACACGGGTATGCTGACAGAGGATGTAAAGAATATTTCTCATAGGTACTATGGACCATGTTGATGATCCTAAAACATCTAATAAGGTGATGTTCGATATCGACTCTAAAAAATGATTGAAAGTGATGAggtcagagattgactcaatgcatACCAAACaaatctggaccttagtagatccaccagaaGGAATAATttttattgggtgtaaatggatctttgagAGAAAGATCGGTTGGGATGAAAAGATGGAGATCTTTAAAGCAAGGCTTGTGgccaaaggttatagtcagcgtgaaggcattgactatcaagagatCTTCTCACCAGTTGCCATGTTGAAATCCATTTGAACACTGCTAGCTGTTGCAGTAGCTCATGACCATGAGATATGACAGATCGATGTGAAGACTGTCTTTCTAAATAAatatcttgaagaaaatatctatatgaagcaacctttgaatttcacatccaatgatggagatcacaaggtctacaagctgtaaaagttcatctatggactaaagcaagcatctcaaagttggaatattcgattcaatgatgcaatcaaatcgtttagtttcatcaagaacgaggagaaaccgtgcatgttcaagaaggtcagtgagagggctatcgcattcctcatattgtatgtggatgacatcctcctattgagaatgacatttccATGATAACTTCTATGAAATTTTGGTTGTCCAaaaagttctccatgaaagatcttagAGAAGTATCCTCTATTTTGAGAAtacagatctatagagatagatctaagaggatactAGATTTGTCACAAcgactgtacatagagaaagtgctgaagcgattcagcatgaaaaattttaaaagagatcTGTTGCCTTTCAGGCAAagagttcatctctccaagaagatgtgccctagcacacctgaagagattCAATGTATgtgcaagattccttatgcttcgactatagagagcctcatatatgcaatactatgtactcgatctgatattgctcttacaatgagtatcacaagcagatattaatTGAATCCAGATGAGGAACACTGGAttattatgaagaatatccttaagtacttaagaaggactaaagatctcTTCTGAGTCTTTAGAGAAGGAGACTTACGGATTCAAGGATAcacaaactcagactttatatctgacattgatgatagaaaatctacattagATTTTATGTTCCTGTGCAATGATGgtgtggttagctggaagagtttcaagcaaccgatTATTGTAGATTCCACCATGAAGGCAAAGTACATCACCGCATCGGAGGCTGCTAAAGAAGGattctagttcaagaagttcgctgtggatgtgatgccatcagatgccattccaCTTTTATGCAACAATAATGGTGCTATAGTGCTCGCTAAGGAACTAAGGTCTCACTAGAAatctaagcatatcgagcggaGGTTTCATCTGATTCGTGAATatctagagaaaaaattcatcgaggtgaagagagttgactccatagaGAATGTGGCTAATCTGCTAACCAAGCCGCTGAGCCAACAAAAGATTGGAGcttactttgagaagatgggatttaagTTTATGACCAATTAACTTTAGATCAAgtaaaagtttgttagatgtgtatcctAGAAGCCAAATTGGCTGACGCATGTACACATTCTAGAAGCATaactttgtaattaaattttaaaataaataaaatttagattatttttttatttatattgtattttaattatgTCCATGAATTATCTGAGGAATTAATAGATGATGACACGTattctcaaaaattgagaatttgaggcatgcatCATTagtttttaatttctaaatactcccgattgaTAGATCGTCACGAAAATAATGACTGATCTGGATAGATCGGTGTATAGATCGCTTTCCTTCATGGGTAGATGTGTCTCGAATTGACAATATggggatactggagtgagagtacagatacttgatagagatcaagggtactgagcgtgatcaacatgaAAAGTTATTAGGATAGCtatccactcatcagtgacttattCAAAGTTGAAgtggtgtagatagttctttaACCTGCAGTGCCTCAACTGTTCACAgtggggttgctgtagtttgattgcACAATCACTTAGTTATCTAGCTATATGAAATCTTACAGTATATATTGCCTACAGTAagtccattgtaggaataggatgtataCCTAAATGAAATTTGTCGACCCGGTAGATAGGGAGAGGTTCTATGCAATTCATGAGACTGAGTCTTAAAATCTATGgccatggtaggtgaatgatggagaggagttttcataagattttacATGGACTTGAGTAAattgaatctgacatatgatGGACGAATAGATTGATGAGTTTTGCTTGACCTATATCTTATCGGGATCCACAACAGAAGAATCGAActatatgataactgtacctagaggttcattaatTTTATTCTGCtgagttgtcactatatactgctagatgttactgatggattgtgagactcgtcgagtatcgtcttgatgatcgatatcctcgaagggtagagttagaattatttcaatccaacGAAAAggatttcgatgatattgtgatggagatcataatatatctcattaccagacagaatgaaatctatgggatcatataCAAAAAAGAATCTTGTTCGATCAGATGAttgattaatgattatgaatcgttgaaggataaaatcgtcaatgtgattgatgattgatcttaagtaaaagttataattatataatctactaaatgttagtgaattataggaagattaattagtaattggattgctaattgactcaatttgattgaaaaatgaggttcagattaaatctaattgaattgaagtcagtttgacttggattgagTTTTATTGAGTCAAGCCTAATTGCGAGGGAgactaattcttgatttgatcagggcttggattcagttaatttctaattgaattagaaatttattgaagaGATTGGGTTCTTAATTTGGTTAGGTTCCTTGCTCTTATTTGGatcaaaccaaatctgatttggtttcaaCCAAAATTGGAAATCCAGAGTCTCAAAATCCTGGGACTTCTCCCTTGCGCATGCCCATGATCTCCATGAGAATTTTTTCATGCTAAAGCATTTCTGCATGAGGAATATTGGCGTGAAAAGGAGAGGGTGCAGAGAGGATGGGGCGGCATCTGTTAATGACTCACATCCTTATCTCTttcctaatttgaatttgattcaaatcaagagaTAATGATAAGAATGATAGGCGGTTTCTTGATGAGTCATGATTCTTATCTCTtacttaatttaaatttgattcaaatcaagatgAGAAGATAAGAAAGAAACAAATATGAAATTATGAAAAACCTTTGAGGTGCCAATCCTATCCCATTTGTGTGCTAAGAAAGaggttggcatgagaaagaaatctgatttctttctcatgcgcTCCTCCTTTTGGCGTTGAAAATATGGGACGCCCCATATGATGTGGCATGTAATATGGTGCACTTTCCTGCTTTTGGCATTGAAAATATGGGAGGCCCCATATGATGTAGCGTGTAAGATGGTGTGGCGCCCCTCCTAAAACATTAATTTCCTCTTCCTTATAAAAGGGGTTCAAAGGTTGGACACCTAATATATAGAtgagaaaatagttttcaaaaagccaagcctcctctctcttcctcttccctaCTCCTGTTCTTCTCCATCTCTAGAGGGTCTGTGAGATTTGAGAAGAAGATACTTCAGCCATCGAAAAaaagatctctgcaagggagctagcaccctgatgagatcatcccatCTCTGATCGGAACGAGTCCTCATGTAGATACCCATGGAGGTCGGACACGTGCGCGGCTAAAGAAATCATTCAAATCCATGATCATGGGCTGTGGTGTAGTACGATCCACACAAAGATATTGAGATCCAATctcaatattatttatttttattttcagattatatacatatttttgatccGAATATGGATagttaatagatttgatctattgcatgtagggttaaagagtttaatctaGATCTGCTTCCGTTActgtttcaaaattattttgaaatctatacatgtaaGTCTACCTGTTTCCTAATAGAACATAGCTTCATTTACTTGAATAAAAGAAGGTctagcattctatgatttaatatgATTATCTGAGGCCAACTACTGCTAACAAGAACTCTTAATTGAATTTTGCTCCAAAAAAAATACGCAACTTAAAATTTAATAGGCCCTCAAATTAGATAACTATCAAAAGAGAAGCATGCTTATTTTCTTCAAATGTTCAGTACCAATTGTCAAAAAAATTTCAGTTAATGTGACAAAGTGGGATAGCTACAACTTACATAATAAGAATTCACAGCATTGATAAACTACTATAGAATCGGACTAAAAGAGAACCTAAAGTTTATTAAGAAGTGGCTATCCATCTAAAAGAAAAACCAATTATGCATGTAAAGAAATTTGTGCGATTACATTCAaagaaaaatcaatcaaaattaaattttaataattatcttTGAGATAAGAGAGATGACTGAGAGGTGGTGCTAGCCAAGAGAAGTTTCCTAGTGGACTGAATAATGCCATACAAATCCACCCTAAAGAGCAACAATGAAACCCGAATAGCCAATGATAGCAGAAACTCCAAAACAATAGCGTAAGCTGGAGATTCGCACGAAATAATCCCTAAATTACTTGCCGAAATCAAAGATAAAATCAAATTGAAGCAGAGTTTAACAAATTCAAACCGATCCGATCTATAAATCATAAAAAGGTAGAGCTCAAAATCTCACAAGAGCAAGATTTGATGGAGACTGAAGACTCAGCAACAAGAGCTAGGTTTGGTGGTATTGGGTTTTGATGGAGACTGGAGTGACTGAGTGAGAGAGGAGAAGTGACTGATAAGAGAGGTGTGAGTGACGGTGGTGAAGGAAAAAGGAGTGAGTGTTCTAACTTCTAAGCCTAAAATCTtaaattagataaaataaatatcaattacataaggATATAAGGCTATAAGGATAAATTAGTTCTAATAACTATTATTATGTTTAAAATATGTGACTAATTATGTGTAAATGAATgtttaaaacaaaagaaaaaggattTGATTCATTTGAAGGAAGATTACAATggcttatataaaatatataaggaTATTATTATACAAATAATACAAGAGTATTTTAGTCATTACATATTCTTAGCGATTAGGGGTGAGCAAAAACCAAATCTGAACCAATTAAATCGGTGAAACCAAACTAAATCGtaggtttgatttggtttaaaattttattcgatttGGTTTGGTTggtttttgacatataaaaaatatgtttggatTGGTtcagatttatcaataaataaaatcGTTCTTAAATCAAATCGCATCAGCTTTAGTAAAACGACGTCGTTTTGATTAGGGTGTTGTTTATATTGgagtattaatatattaaaaaaatattttaaatttatggtaTTGCTTATCAATTTAGTTTTATGTTGATTAACTTTAAATTCTAAGTGACTTTCTTACTAGattgtttatttttattgtaatgtgttagggatctttaacttaatttttaatgatgatgtttatttaaaaattttattttattgagttatgtcaatttaaattattttattagataaatttttttgatggtattcttatgtgaaaagaaaataagttttcatgaatcaaaaaaaaaaatataaatcgataaaccaaatcaaatcagatcagatcatttaaatcatattattttaattttattttaattttttattaatttaatttgatttttagaaATATCAAACATATAGAACCGCTAACGAACCATGCTCGCTCCTATCAGTGATACGGATTCGCGAGTTTTCGAGCTCCAACAAAGGTTATTCCAACTCGAGTTCGTTAAGCTAACGAACATCATTTCGGACTCGAGCTCGAGAGCTCCTCCGGAATTTCTAGCCGAACACGAGCTTGCTCGCGAGCAGCTCGACGCAGAGCTCGAGAGTCTGACTCAACGAGCTTTCTAGTTTCTAACCGAACACGAGCTTGTTCGCCAACAGCTCGACTCACTAACACCCCTACGGTCCCGTCTCCCCCAGATGCGTTCACCATCTGCGCTCTTCCCACACGGACACCACCTAAACGAAGAAGCGCCGATAGAACGATCCATCGACAGTCGAAAAAGCAAAACCCATAGAAACCGATGGAAGGCGGCGCCGGCGGCGGCCCTGCTCCTTTCCTTCTGAAGACCTACGACATGGTAGATGACTCTTCCACCGACGACATCGTCTCCTGGAGCCCCACCAAGACCAGCTTCGTCGTCTGGAATCCCCCCGACTTCGCTGCCCACCTCCTTCCCACCTACTTCAAGCACAACAACTTCTCCAGCTTCATACGCCAGCTCAATACCTACGTGACTTCCAAAACCTAGCTCGATCTCGGATAGGGGTTCTTGTTATTGTTTCTCTAGTGGAATTTGATCTATAATTGAAGTCAAAACTTTGATCTTGATGGATAGGGCTTTCGGAAGATCGATCCAGAGCGGTGGGAATTTGCGAACGAGGACTTCATCAAGGGGCAGAAGCACTTGCTTAAGAACATCCACCGCCGcaagcccatccacagccacagccaTCCCCCAGGCTTGCTGGCCGACTCCGAGAAAGCGGCGCTTGAGGAGGAGATCGAGAGGCTCTCGCGGGAGAGGGCCGCCCTCCAGGCCGACCTGTGCCGCTTCAAGCAGCAGCAGTCCGGGACCAAGATCCAGCTCGAGGACCTCGAACGCCGGCTGGTTGAGATGGAGCAGCGGCAGCTCAAGATGATTGCTTTCTTGCAAAGGGCCATCCATAACCCGCGGTTTGTGGACAATCTCGTGAAGATGGCGTCTTCGTCTTTGTCGGTGGATTTCACAGCGATTCATAAGAAGAGGCGGTTGCCGGGGACGGAGTATTGCCAAGAGGCTTCGGAGAATAGTTTGTATGATGATCATAGCAGCACTTCGAAGCCGGACATGGGGCATGGATTCCACACTGATTTCTGTCATGAGCTGAAATTGGAGTTGTGCCCTGCTATTTCGGATAGTAATTTGGTCACCGTGAGCACTCAGAGCTCCCATGAAGATAATGGGAGCCTGCACATGAAGCAATCTGAGTGCGGCCTCAATAGAATGGAAAACCTTCCATTATCATCACAGCCGGTAGATCTTTCAGATACAGGGGCATCTGTGTGTCCTACAAAGAATTTATGGCTTCCAGGAGCAGCTGATGAAGGGGATGGGCACTTTCCATGTCATTTGAATCTTACTCTTGCTTCGTCTTCAATGCAGTTAGACAATAATCAGTATTCGAGTAGAACTTCAAACACGGCTGATCATGGAGTTCACAATGACAGTGAGTTGAGCGTGGCTAACAGGAGTAGGGATGACAATCATGGTAAATCTGCTGGGAACATCCAAACTACTTCTGCCGATGCAAAAGCTGCCTCTCCGCAAGAGGTCACCCCATGCAGTAATCAAGAACCTAAGGATCCTCAAGGGAGAGCAAATGATGCATTTTGGGAGAAATTCCTAACCGAAAGGCCAGGCTCTTCAGACACTGAAGAGGCAAGCTCAAGTTTCAGGGGAAGTCCTGGTGATGAGGAACAGGAAGAGATGAAGTCAGACAATGAGGACATATGGAGAAACAGAAAAGATATGGAGCAGCTTACTCTCTGAGTTGCTCATACAGCATTCTCTTCTTTGACTTGGTGCTGCGAGACACATGTAAGATTTCACAACCAACACCCCTGTACCATCTACAGTTTTGacataaatgtttcatctgaTATATGCTGATCATGATCTGCTGTTCTATACCAGTGTACATGAAGATGACAGTAGATTAATGCTCAATGAGTTGGTTTTTACTCCAAATCAACAGAAATAATTATGTGTTGATACTGGTGCTATTCATCTCAGAGCATTTGTTTGTATATATTTGTTAAAAATTGATAAAGAACACTATGTATAACTGTGGAGTAAAGTGACTAATTCAGTTGGATGAATGAATGGCCAGTGGATTACTTCTATATAATTTATACATGTTTGCATTTACTTGACATGAACCTTGCTTTTATCTTTCTACTGCAGTTGGCTTCTTTTCATGGTCAGTCAGTACATTTCTTGTTTTTCTAATAGCTTTCTGAAAAAATGTATCAAGTCGATATGTTTTTGAAAACAGAGCTTATGAGtgaaaattctcaacaaacatatTTTATCTGGTTAAGCTATGAGCTCTTAACTGACAAAATTTTAATGCTCCTGTGACCTTTGAAGAATGTTTCTAGAAATACTGGAGATAAGATAAAGTGCTGCGCTGATCAAGTGAAGGGAGAGACTTTTTACCATGTTATCCCAGAGAAAAACAATGGTGCTTCTATAGTCATTAACTTTTTAATGATGCTTTATATAAAGGAAATGCtgaattttctaattttctctttcttttccctGTTTTATTCTTTGAGCAATATGCATCACTTTGGCATCTTGTCCAGATTAAGCAGTTCCATTCTCATCTTTTCTGTGGTTTTGGGTTTCATTTGTAGTACCACTTATCAAAGTTAATGCTGATATATAAAAATGCTTTTAAACCGTGGCATAAATGCTAAAAACAAATATAAGATTTTAAGATTAATCATGGTTGAAGACCATAACTGCTGATATATAACGTCAACTTCTATAAGTGGTGCTACAAATGAAACCCAAAACCACAAAATGTTGAAATCAAATATAATGTTTTCATCTAAGTGTTGGGTTGAGATAAACCAATGGAGAAcggttctttctttctttaatttttttctttttacttttttttttttttgtggtgggaGGGGGGGTGTGCATATGTTTCTGATTTTACACTTCTAAATAGCTATCATATaaataactagttttatagtgcTACTTAATTGCTTTCTTCCTGGGGCAAAACTGAGAGACCTGTCAAAACATGATGATGCAAAAGATGTAAAATAACAAACATTTATGTTATTGGTGCTATTTCAGCTTCATTGTTGCCCTGCTTTTCCTTTGTTTTCGTCATGAGCGAAAAAAGTAAATAACTGATAGACAGGGAAAGTCAGATGACAAATTTGAGTAACAGGGCATGAAGTTTAAGTAAAAAGGTTGGGAAACACAAGTAACATGAAAGAAATAAGACAATCAGTACAGGTAAAAAATCCATATCAGAGGTATAACCAAGATTTTAATAGAAAAGTCAAGTGATATATATGtctgtatgcatgcatgctgctGGCAGCATGGcacaaatatatatacacacacaaactGTTGTAGGACCAATTGGAGGTTATAAACAACGGATGGAAGCACCTGAAGGGTTTGGAAAACTAGGATATGGATCAAAAAAATCATCTTGCTATCCTGTTATGGAAAACAGCACAGAAAAAGGTGCTTTTTggcaattataaaatttaacaaTGGCCTAAAATATTCTGTCTTAGGCTTTTGAATGAGGTATAGGCGCAAAGAACAACTTTCTGAAGAATGCTTGTCAGGTGTTGATAGTATGTGGTAGTCCTATATCATAAATCTAAATCACAGATTTTatatttatgtaaaaaaaaaaaaaatagggcaaTGTGATTCCTAGAAAATCCAAAACATTGGTAATATTAGCCAAGTTCAAAACTAATAGAAGAgagatcaagaagaaaagaggGGGATTTTGTGTATATGTGTGTAGAATACCTTCTGGTGGCCAGCCATTGGGCCcttctttaaattttttgacTTGTTTTACAAGTAAACTAGTTTTATCGGTAACCAAGTAACCGATTTCCATATGGACACCAAAAACTTACCTAAATGTCAAATTTGGAGTCCCATGTAACCCTAGGTAGAAAGACACCAAAAACAGCAAAAATCAAATTCCAATGAGTTCATTACTTATCCAACCAAAGATATACCTAAAGCAAGACACTTGCACATAATTCTATACTTGAAGACCTACTCTCAAAATTATCTAAATAAAAGTTCCAATAAATACAATAAAATCTAGGGTCAACCACCTTTTGATTTGCCATCACATGTATATACACACAgtatgtatagatatatgtatacatgtaaacACAAATACACATATATACTAGAAGTACATATATTTGCCCATGTAAATAAGACACACAGCTATATcagacatatatatgtatatgtgcacatatatatgtatgtatgtaaaagcatatgtatatgtatatgaggTGGACTAGGATCCTCTTGACAATATTTGAAGTTCGTTTTGGTCTGTCATGACCCAATAAAGGGATCTAACGCTGATGATCCAAGCCATTAAATTGATCTCTTACCTCTAAGTTTTTTACGGATCAAAAATCATTTGATCTGGAGACCCCTAGCTTATACATCGAGTGGCAAGCattatattatgttatttaaACTATCCATTTGTTACTTTTGGATACATAGTTTAGGGATCTCCAAAGTACATAACTTTTGGTCTAGAAGTAGTTTAGTGGTAGTAAATCACATTCAACAGCTCAAAAATTATCAATATTGGACCCCTATCATTTGGTCAAGATTGAGCGGATCAAACTTCTAATGGAGTCATTTATGTGTGTGCGTACGTGCATGCATGCGTGCGTGTATGTATGTTTAAGTATGTGTATATGTACACATATTTATCTTGGATGGATATATGTGCACATATACATAAGGCACACATATACACAAATATACATAAGagacatgtatatatatgcacatatatccCATACATAATTATGTCTGTACCTATATAAGActtacacacatatatacatatcagtgcatgtgtgtatatatatgtgtgtgtgtttgtgtgtatatTTAACATGTACATAGTGTGCATCTAACAATCTCCATTTGTGGCATTGTCTGGACGATCTAGCTGCAACAGAGTTAGCTAAGAGGAACTACTATGGGAAGTATAAGCTAATTAATTTTGCTAAAAGTGATTGCTAGATTCTAGAAATATCTTAACCTCTAAACTGTATGGAGAAAACTTCAAACTGGATGGCCAGCTTATGAAGGATACTTGAAActagaaaaaaaagggggaaaaaagagGGGGGGCAGGAGGATGCTTATAGTCTCATGAGAAAGGaacccaaagaaaaaaaaaggaggatggATAAAAGAGTATCTGATGTTAAATCCTTCTTAGAGATCTTAAGATGAAAGCTGTCAATATGGCTGTATAAAGAAAACTTCGAACTTAATGTCCGGCTTATGAAGGATACTTGAACCTAGAAAAGGAAAGGGGATAGGGGTCAGGAGGGTGCTTACAGTCTCATGAGAAAGGAATCCAAAGAAAAAATGGAGGATGGATAAAGAGTCTCTGATGTTAAATCCTTCTTTGAGATCTTAAGATGAAAGCCATCCATTTGGCTCCTTATGTGCTTCACATATGTTAAATGCAATGTTTAATTAATGATATAGGTTATAGTGACTATTCTTAGAAATATATGTAGTCTAAGAAGAAATGCAACTTATGACAAGTTCACGATCACCAAATATAAACCTGCCCAATAagatgattatgatgaagtacGCAGTTTAACTCAATGCATGGGTGAGGGAAGGATGGGTAGTTGTAAGATCCATACTTGGGAGAACTCAGCATACAATGTTAAATATGTTGTAGTTTACAAAGATACACCACTTTAAAGCAATCATTTCACTTTCCTTTAAAAGCTAATGCtgttaatttattcataaaggtGAGAAAGGCATGCGTACCTTCGTTGTGTGGGTTAAAGGCAATTAGTAAACACAACAGAGAACTGAGATTTGGAGACAGCCTAGCTAACGTAACAGCTGGCTAGAGCAATTGGTTATCTTTTCAGAAAACTAATTTTGTTGAACAGTATGCTGTTCATCATGTGTTTGTGCATTTAGGGCTGAATCTTGAAGGAGATGCAAGAGCTGATTTTCAGGATCAAGTATTGGGGTAAAGAGACAATGAGGAGGAGGCAGTCAGGAATTGATTTTCTTCCAGTGTTGAGGAAGTCATACTATGGCAGTAGGATCACAGTTTGCTTAATTGCGAAGCATGGAGGATAGAATTTGCTAAATACTTAGAATGAACTGAGAAAGATTTTGGAggtttcaaatctaatagatTGAGAAAGAGAAGCTACAAGAATTGTGTCAAGACACTACAGCCTCAAGGAGTCATAAAGCTTTTGAAATTAAGCATTTAGTCCTAAAACTTGGTTTGTGAATAACATCATCTTTGCAGGACAGTGTTTACCTGGACTCTTGGATCTTGCTCTAAAAAATCATGTTTgatatgtatccaaatggatacATGTCAGACACTTGGTTACTTACGAAATTTTACATCCCAGCTTTTAGATATTAGTGGAGTGCTAGGCTCTATGAACATTTtattcaaccttttttttttatgttacaaGTGAGCATTTGTTCTTTCAAAGAT from Elaeis guineensis isolate ETL-2024a chromosome 9, EG11, whole genome shotgun sequence includes these protein-coding regions:
- the LOC105034529 gene encoding heat stress transcription factor A-5, with amino-acid sequence MEGGAGGGPAPFLLKTYDMVDDSSTDDIVSWSPTKTSFVVWNPPDFAAHLLPTYFKHNNFSSFIRQLNTYGFRKIDPERWEFANEDFIKGQKHLLKNIHRRKPIHSHSHPPGLLADSEKAALEEEIERLSRERAALQADLCRFKQQQSGTKIQLEDLERRLVEMEQRQLKMIAFLQRAIHNPRFVDNLVKMASSSLSVDFTAIHKKRRLPGTEYCQEASENSLYDDHSSTSKPDMGHGFHTDFCHELKLELCPAISDSNLVTVSTQSSHEDNGSLHMKQSECGLNRMENLPLSSQPVDLSDTGASVCPTKNLWLPGAADEGDGHFPCHLNLTLASSSMQLDNNQYSSRTSNTADHGVHNDSELSVANRSRDDNHGKSAGNIQTTSADAKAASPQEVTPCSNQEPKDPQGRANDAFWEKFLTERPGSSDTEEASSSFRGSPGDEEQEEMKSDNEDIWRNRKDMEQLTL